A genomic segment from Fusarium fujikuroi IMI 58289 draft genome, chromosome FFUJ_chr04 encodes:
- a CDS encoding related to aminopeptidase yscI precursor, vacuolar has translation MTQVTPAMLSARASSLSLRQQALSLSATLNNNATAPQKPESKQSSKNFIISDMKGRDTKDNRVCASCITKLAPDEVGQVNWHLEAGQACKLCQVEKLDPECFTKPFCDFLRENPTIFHTVDYFENKLKALGYEQLSPRDSWSGKIQPGGKYWVTRNGSSLIAFKVGKAYKPGDGVAMIGGHIDALAAKLKPVSTKPVKAGYIQLGAAPYAGALNATWWDRDLSIGGRVILDDEETGKKTVKLVKLDWPIARIPTLAPHFGVGMMGNNNAETQAVPIIGLESSQRPSAEALGPAGSFVNTQPPRLVELIAKELNIQSYSSIVNWELELYDSQPAQTGGLDREFIFAGRIDDKLCSWAALTALLASSENSGEGGIKLVACFDDEEVGSLLRQGARGNFLPSVVERTVESLCPDVYGPGLQGQTWSASFLASADVTHAGNPNFLEKYLSEHVPELNVGVTITYDSNAHMTTDSVSAAIMERAGELGGCRTQRFQIRSDSRSGGTIGPALSSMLGVRAADVGLPQLSMHSIRATTGALDPGLGVKFFKSFLDNWEKIDAEWH, from the coding sequence ATGACTCAGGTTACGCCTGCAATGCTGAGCGCCCGCGCTTCGTCACTATCATTGCGACAACAAGCGCTATCGTTGTCAGCTACGCTCAACAACAATGCGACTGCGCCCCAAAAGCCCGAATCGAAGCAAAGTTCCAAGAACTTTATCATCTCAGATATGAAGGGCCGTGATACAAAGGACAACCGTGTATGCGCTTCCTGTATTACCAAGCTTGCGCCTGATGAAGTCGGTCAAGTTAACTGGcatcttgaggctggccAGGCTTGTAAACTGTGTCAGGTTGAGAAGCTAGACCCTGAGTGTTTTACCAAGCCTTTCTGCGACTTTCTTCGGGAGAACCCTACGATTTTTCACACCGTCGATTACTTTGAGAACAAGCTGAAGGCGCTTGGATATGAGCAACTCTCTCCCCGCGATAGCTGGTCGGGCAAGATTCAGCCTGGTGGCAAGTACTGGGTCACTCGGAATGGGAGCTCTCTTATCGCTTTCAAAGTCGGTAAAGCATATAAGCCTGGAGATGGTGTTGCTATGATCGGTGGCCACATTGACGCTCTCGCCGCGAAGCTCAAGCCCGTTAGCACAAAGCCTGTCAAGGCCGGATACATCCAACTGGGAGCTGCGCCCTATGCTGGAGCCCTGAATGCAACCTGGTGGGACCGGGATCTCAGCATTGGTGGACGGGTTATcctcgatgatgaagaaaccgGAAAGAAGACTGTaaagcttgtcaagctcgACTGGCCTATCGCCCGAATCCCCACTCTTGCGCCTCATTTCGGGGTCGGTATGATGGGAAACAACAACGCTGAGACTCAAGCCGTTCCTATTATTGGCCTAGAGAGTTCACAGCGTCCGTCTGCCGAGGCTCTTGGACCCGCTGGCTCTTTTGTCAACACTCAACCCCCACGACTGGTTGAGCTCATtgccaaggagctcaacaTTCAGTCTTATAGTTCGATTGTTAACTGGGAACTCGAACTTTACGACTCTCAACCTGCTCAGACTGGTGGCTTGGATCGGGAATTCATCTTCGCTGGTCGCATTGATGATAAGCTCTGCAGTTGGGCAGCCCTTACCGCCCTCTTGGCATCTTCAGAAAACAGCGGCGAGGGAGGAATAAAGCTCGTCGCCTGcttcgatgacgaggaggtaGGCAGCTTATTGAGGCAAGGTGCGCGTGGTAACTTTCTTCCCTCTGTCGTTGAAAGGACTGTCGAGAGTCTATGTCCAGATGTATATGGACCAGGACTTCAAGGACAAACATGGTCTGCAAGCTTCCTCGCTTCTGCCGATGTCACACATGCCGGAAACCCCAACTTCCTTGAGAAATATCTCTCTGAGCATGTGCCAGAGCTCAATGTTGGCGTAACCATCACTTACGACTCCAACGCTCATATGACCACGGATAGTGTCTCGGCTGCTATTATGGAGCGGGCCGGTGAGCTTGGTGGATGTAGAACACAGAGATTCCAAATTCGAAGCGACTCTCGAAGCGGCGGAACCATTGGGCCAGCACTATCTAGCATGCTCGGGGTGAGGGCTGCAGATGTTGGCCTCCCACAACTCTCCATGCACTCCATCCGCGCTACTACTGGCGCATTGGATCCTGGCCTGGGTgtcaagttcttcaagaGTTTCCTTGACAATTGGGAGAAGATTGACGCTGAGTGGCACTAG